The following coding sequences lie in one Primulina huaijiensis isolate GDHJ02 chromosome 2, ASM1229523v2, whole genome shotgun sequence genomic window:
- the LOC140969761 gene encoding protein DWD HYPERSENSITIVE TO UV-B 1 isoform X2 has product MATDIGTLEKRYFDACKRLEIPPNKSVVAALFKAKIKKARHEVSSLMVSIDDLKDVDFYPFLDLLTDIDSSEIDVVDFVNSPSCVLNGEYVYPLLHAVNKKLRFVDIHDTSFGKDFLLYLSQRGLACQVLNLRSSHFRKLNMVGNFTRMCTLNLDFSASLTSFREDCFSCMPNLRFLSLCETRIGNLWTTSAALAKLPSLAELRFQNCVPYSDTKGSHASLGNENNEDMCSSFMGFALHMNLPLPSGEVFPHLQSNVRDEAISDDDDYIIQDTGNMNEDSSDDSEVDFSGHPQEFGFMELLPNRPFGWDDLVDMHSEISFGTQDMQNEDLLSDRLVNFRNLSCILPKKYVSRHASPICYEKHYREYMIASLPNLKVLDNLPIGKVDREKAHGVFTLHFEYLPYNRNYKESVVSVLRNREIGANFPCTHASKKKFSSSYGKSQYFYSRCLSAAKMGSSEWPSLHPLSITGSVFRDERRNFRPRQFEYHPSDSSLMAVGTLDGEVVVINHESEKIVSYIPSLGAMNSVLGICWLKNYPSKLIAGSDNGSLRLYDVQRMAITSGGIYDSRGCVIFDEFDQLTSVNINSTDELFLASGYSKHVALYDISSGRRIQIFADMHREHINVVKFSNHSPYLFATSSFDQDVKMWDLRQRPNQPCYTASSSRGNVMVCFSPDDHYLLVSAVDNEVKQLLAVDGRLHLDFGIASTGSSQNYTRSYYMNGRDYVISGSCDEHVVRVCCAQTGRRLRDVSLEGKGAGTSMFVQSLRGDPFRDFNMSILAAYVRPSSNSEIFKVNLLAPNDNDKTHPYAQQSHSINGMGG; this is encoded by the exons ATGGCTACAGATATTGGCACCTTGGAGAAAAG GTACTTCGATGCTTGCAAGAGGCTAGAAATTCCGCCGAACAAGTCAGTCGTGGCAGCGCTATTCAAG GCCAAGATCAAGAAAGCCCGCCATGAGGTATCAAGCCTCATGGTTTCAATAGATGACTTGAAGGATGTCGATTTCTACCCATTTCTTGATCTATTAACAGATATCGATTCTTCTGAAATTGATGTAGTCGACTTTGTAAATAGTCCTTCATGTGTACTGAATGGTGAATATGTCTATCCATTGCTGCATGCTGTTAACAAAAAGCTTCGATTTGTCGATATCCATGATACATCATTTGGAAAGGATTTCTTGCT GTATCTTTCTCAGCGAGGCTTAGCTTGCCAAGTCCTAAACCTAAGATCATCCCATTTCAGAAAACTCAATATGGTTGGAAACTTTACGCGGATGTGCACGCTTAACCTGGATTTCAGTGCTTCACTTACTAGTTTTCGAGAAGACTGTTTTTCCTGTATGCCAAATTTAAGGTTTCTTTCATTGTGTGAGACAAGAATCGGAAACCTGTGGACAACTAGTGCAGCATTAGCCAAACTTCCTTCCCTAGCTGAACTTCGATTTCAAAACTGTGTCCCCTATAGTGACACGAAGGGCTCTCATGCATCATTAGGAAATGAAAACAATGAAGACATGTGTTCAAGTTTCATGGGCTTTGCCCTTCACATGAACTTGCCTCTGCCTAGCGGTGAAGTTTTTCCACATTTACAATCAAATGTCAGAGATGAAGCCAtaagtgatgatgatgattatatAATTCAGGACacagggaacatgaatgaagaTTCTTCAGATGACAGTGAAGTGGATTTTTCAGGTCATCCTCAGGAATTTGGTTTTATGGAACTCTTGCCCAATAGACCTTTTGGGTGGGATGATCTGGTAGATATGCACAGTGAG ATCTCCTTTGGCACACAGGACATGCAGAATGAAGATCTGTTATCTGATCGATTGGTCAACTTTAGAAACTTGTCATGTATTTTGCCAAAGAAATATGTTTCTCGTCATGCATCTCCAATATGTTATGAGAAACATTATAGAGAATACATGATAGCTTCATTACCCAACCTGAAAGTTCTTGATAATTTACCGATTGGAAAGGTAGACAGGGAAAAAGCCCATGGCGTCTTCACACTTCACTTTGAATACCTACCATACAACCGAAATTATAAAGAAAGTGTTGTTAGTGTGTTAAGGAATCGTGAGATCGGAGCAAATTTCCCTTGTACGCATGCCTCGAAAAAAAAGTTTTCTTCATCATATGGAAAATCTCAGTATTTCTATTCCAGGTGTTTATCAGCTGCTAAAATGGGATCTTCGGAATGGCCTAGCTTACATCCACTCTCCATTACAGGCAGTGTATTCAGAGATGAAAGGAGAAACTTTCGTCCTAGGCAATTCGAGTACCATCCATCAGACTCAAGCCTTATGGCTGTTGGAACCCTAGATGGTGAAGTAGTTGTTATAAACCATGAAAGTGAGAAGATTGTCAGTTACATTCCATCACTTGGAGCTATGAATAGTGTCTTGGGAATATGTTGGCTAAAAAACTATCCTTCTAAG CTAATTGCTGGTTCTGATAACGGTTCGTTGAGATTGTACGACGTACAAAGGATGGCCATCACAAGTGGAGGCATTTATGACAGTCGTGGTTGTGTCATATTTGATGAGTTTGACCAGTTGACATCTGTTAATATCAACTCAACAGATGAATTGTTTCTTGCAAGTGGATACTCAAAACATGTTGCTTTATATGATATTAGCAGCGGAAGGCGTATACAGATTTTTGCTGATATGCATCGAGAGCATATTAATGTTGTCAAGTTTTCAAATCATTCCCCATATCTTTTTGCCACTTCGTCTTTTGATCAGGACGTTAAGATGTGGGATTTGAGACAGAGACCAAATCAACCTTGTTACACTGCTTCAAGCTCTCGGGGGAATGTAATGGTCTGCTTCTCTCCAGATGATCATTATCTACTAGTTTCGGCTGTTGACAATGAG GTAAAGCAGCTGCTAGCTGTTGATGGGAGGCTTCATCTGGATTTTGGTATAGCTTCTACAGGAAGTTCTCAAAACTACACTCGATCTTACTACATGAATGGAAGAGATTATGTAATAAGTGGAAGTTGCGATGAACATGTGGTTCGGGTTTGTTGTGCTCAGACAGGGAGGCGGCTCAGGGATGTATCATTGGAG GGTAAAGGGGCAGGGACATCGATGTTTGTGCAATCTTTGAGAGGCGATCCTTTCAGG GATTTTAACATGAGTATTTTGGCTGCTTATGTACGTCCAAGCTCAAATTCAGAAATCTTCAAG GTTAATCTTCTAGCACCCAATGACAATGACAAAACACACCCTTACGCTCAGCAATCTCACTCAATTAACGGAATGGGCGGTTGA